The DNA region tgcattgtactatatTTATCATCTGAACTCCCTTTTTTTGTGTCTAATTTTTTAGAGAAAGTATATAAGAATcaatgtaaaaaataatattaaataatttactttatttagctttaaattaatttaggaaaataaaataacacataATCAATCTTAAATCTATTAAATTGATCCATTTGGCAATACTTTGAGAAattgacatttgtcattttccgGTTCTTTTAATATATTGTATAATATCCGCTTACCAATGATGAATATAATTATTATGCTTAAATTATAAGGAATAAggataatatatatttacttttaGTAACAAATTAAAACTATAGTagtcaatatattattattttttttggcaattaagaGGAATATTTTAACTCTAAAAAACTCTTTTACAACCTAggctataaaagaaaaaagaaaacactCTAAAACACGAAAGGAAAGCGACAACAAAACCAACCAAACAACAACTACCCAACAAATAAAGCAACAcagaacaacaaaaaaattatctagCCACACTATACAATAAGGCTAGCTTTCCTATCATTCCTAAGTCTAGaagtaacaaaaaaaagacattgTTAGCAACTTGACAAGGCAGTAAATCCTTCCGTCCaaaaattttaacatttctTTGAAACCAAATCTGGTAAAGCAACTTTGTCCAAACCATCACAATGACACAAGCTCTAGAATACTTGCGTTTACACAACTTACTCATCAACTCCACTGCATTCTCAAACAAAAAAGACCAAGGGAAAAAAATATGATGAGAAACATACTTGTACACCTCTTGAATGAAAGTATGAAACTACAACCATGAAAAAGATAGTTTCTAACCTCCACATCCTGAAGGAAAAGGACACAACTTGCATCACAATTGATCCCCCATTTGATAAGTCGATCTTTAGTAGGCAACCTATTCTGCAGAATCTGCCACAGACAAATGACACTTCTAGGAGAAGCCTTATTCAAAGCACGCCAAGAAGGCTTAGGCCTATTAGAAAACCTATCAATATAAGCACACCTCACACTATAATTTCCATTCACAACCCATTTGTTAAGCTCATTCAGATTAACCACCTCCTACTCTCAATGATACGAGATAACATCCAAGATGTAGTACTAGGAACCTTGAAACGTATAATATCAATTCCCTTgattcaatatattatttttacataTTCTCTTAATAAAgagtatatataaaaataatacatttttttttatcgtatggTACGTGTAGAAAAAATAAGACTAAGTGAAAATCAAACTCGTAAATAATGCTTTATTTTAAAACATGTTTACAATATATGCAAAGGATTTTAGTTTGTATATAAAATGTTTATACATTTTCTCTATTCCTTTTTTGATAAAACACTCTTTCTATCTTCGAGTTCTAGATAACTTCTTTCTTTCTCTACCAACTTTCCTTGTACTCCATGATTGGATTTGAGATATAGTTTGTAATATATTTGGCATATATAGACTAACAGACGTATAAATGTGAATTTGAGATGATTGGATTTATGGTGATTTAAGTGGTGTATAAGTGGGTGTGCCATCACAATCAAAATCTTCACCTATTGACCTAATACTATGCAACTATAttggtattattttttcatatacaAATACGCTAAATTATACCTATACGTATTCATTTTAAAGGGTGTAATGAAAACTAATGGATTTTTATTCTACTCACTCCATATTCCTTTACTTCTTCCATTTTTGTATTCATACAACAATTTCTTTTTGTATATAAGATTTTTTTCAGGTAAAATAATGTACAATAATAAAGGaaagatattttatttttaaacaaaaattcaatAGAGGACCTTCTAACCATTCTTAACAAAGTTTTGCCATAGGgttaaattgattaaaattaaCTTAACCGAAAATGACTAGAATCCACTTAACCTTAGAATAACCAAAAATCTAGAATTAGGCATGAAATCGATCAACACACAGGCTTCCATAGCACACATTGACCTAATACATGCCATGATGTGTTTTCCatggaaaattttaaattttcatatgaCTCGATGCAAGGCCGAccatttaagaaaattttaaaaaattaaactttatttaataaaaaattaaactttatttaataaaaaattaaaaaaaaagcatattttttttttccaaaataagaaTCTTCGTATTCGAATCTATGGTAAGGATTTCCCCACTATTAGTGTAACAATGGACCGTTTAAAATGAGCTCAGCAATTACCCGATGTTATTAACAATGGACAATTTAAGAgattaaaaaaatcatgaaatCGTCCATTGTAAGTAAAAACTGGAAATTCATGGTTTTATTTCAATTCAAGGGCAATTCAAGAGAATGTTCCATTTGAAGGATAAGGATGGTTACTAGAAGTTGTATTTCGGTAACTTTTTAATCCTATATGATGCTTGGCACTCCAATTGTTATTGCGAACCTATGGGAAGTTACATATTTGGATATCGACTTTGCTAAATTTTATCGATCCTTTTGCTAAAGTTGTTTACATCGTTTtttgaagaaagatcaatgtcTTGCATCCAATACAGTTTATGAGCCCAAGAATAGAAGTCTATGAGTATGAATGATATGAAAGGTACAAAAAAAAGGCCGAGAAAAGCTCCACTAGATGTCAAGTTACTGACAAATCACTTTTAGTAACAATTTTTAACCTTCTTAAATTAAGCCGAATATTTTTATGATAGCCCTTGAACAGATAAAATTAAACCATTGTTTGCCAGCAGGGCTCTCACCTTTTAGGGGTACGGGTATGGATTGTCCGTCACTTTTCCCCACCTAGATTCTGAGCGAAATATTGagttgttgatgatgataataaaatCATGAATTACCCTAGAGCGGATTTGcttttttaatcttttaaatTATTCCCAACAACGGACAAttgttaagttttttttaaataattctttaTTAATAACATTAGACGATTACTTACCACATATTCGAACGCGAAAATGCTTTTTGTAGGAAATAATTTTTCACCAATTAACCACGAAGCCCACAGTCCAAGCGGGCCAGCCCGCGGGTACCACCCACATCTACATGTATCCTGATTCCCTAATCCCTATAAACTGCTACTCTCCATgtaagcatttttttttttttttgagttttactTTACTCTTTATGCAAGTCAATTTCCAAATAAAATGTATTAATTTTTCGAACAAGAggtatatttattaattaacttcCTAATATCACGCACATATAATAATTAGTGCATCATAATTTAATGGCAAAAACAGCTTCCAACTGCATGTGACAAAGTTCTGGAATTTTGTCATTGCCAGCATCCCCTAATATCCTAACTAATTATACACAAATCATCGACCCAttcattaattatattatttattacccAACAAAATGATCTAAATTTTCTCATAAACTGATATTTCTACTCTAATCAAGCAATCAACTTGTAATTATTATgtacttttgaaaaaaaaaaactgtctGGAGATCTCTCCTGGGGTGGGTACTTTCCTGTTGATCCCAACGAGGAGAGAGATTTTAAATATTCTGAAAAATTCTTAATGAGTGTGCGGTCAACTAAATCTAATCTATGCATAATCACAAATTTTGATTCACTGGTTGTTTTTTTATTCCTTATTTTCCTTATAGTTTCCAAGACTCTACTAAAAATTTCTCTAAATGATAGTATGATTCATTTCCCCAACATTGAgcaaatcaaaaagaaattcatgCATATGGGTTATTGATTCATTGCCCCAATattgaaaaaaagaagaaaagagcTGGAATTTGAAATATTTGGAGAGAAAAAGTGGGTTTTTTGGGTGTTGCTCCAATTGGGTGTTTCTGGGTTATATTTTTTCTGGTTGTTAATAGGTATTAAAGGGCTTTTCTATGTGTAAAAATCCCACTTTTTGGAGACAAAAAAGTGGGTTTCTGGGAATTTTTATTCCACTTGAGTTAAGAGTAGGAAAAGAGATTTCTGGGTTATCTTTTTTCTGGATGTTGATgggttttaaaaggttttttgtttttaaatttttagttaaattataaaatccATCTTTTCAGGAGTTTACACCAACTTTTTACTTACTTACAAATCATTTTTTTGGAATCTTCCCTTTTAACTTTATTAAGAACCCTGACCCAGAGGCTTTAACTTGCATGACACTGTCCAGTTCTTTCATTCATGAATGAACAGTTGAGTGAAACTGATTGTAATGTAGATAAAAAAAGTGGTTTGCTTTAAGAGGAATGGCCCAGGTGTTTGTGTTATGGGTCTTGCAGAATAATCTGTTTCCCTACCATACTCATACTCTTGTGGTGATAGGGATCTGAAATTGACTTGAGTACTTTATATAAAAGCCATTTTTGTAGGATTTTAGCTTCAATTAAGGATTCAATAAGCTGTACAAATGGCAGAAAAGACTGAGGAAATGCGGTCGTTGGCTTTAACTCCTACATGGTCTGTGGCTTCTGTGTTAACATTCTTTGTTGCAGTTTCTTTGCTGGTTGAAAGATCCATTCATTGGCTCAGTAatgtgagtttttttttaattttaatttttttttgtttttattttttttttatgtagttttatgttaattATATTGTAGAAGTATTCTCTATTTGAGGGGCTCCCTTCGATCGCAACCTTTCCGTGATAAGGGTATTGGTTTGCCTTCTTTAAGCTAGAATTGCTCGAAAATGAGACTGATGAATTTCCATAGTTTTGATAATAGATGAATTGCTTGAAAGAGGATAGGCTGATGCAATTTTCTCCTGTTTTGTTGTTATATCTCAGTGGCTGGATAAAACGCGTAGAAAGCCTCTGCTTCAAACCGTAGAGAAAATGAAAGAAGGTAGGCATTAGGTTCATGTAATTGAAGTGATGAATGCCGAAAAGATGGTGCTATCAAATTTTTTGACCTTAGTCGAGTAATTTTGGCGTTATCTCAGAGCCATTTGCTCCCATTTTGGTAATGCAGAGTTGATGCTTCTAGGCTTTATATCTCTTCTACTAACGGCTACCTCAAGTACAATATCGAACATTTGCATCCCTTCGAAGTTCTTTGGCGGAGTATTTTCTCCGTGTTCGGAATCTGAAGTCCATGAGGCTACTGAAGAGAATACATCTAAAGAACGTAAACTTTTTTCATCTACTCCTCGCACCTTCAGGAGGTTGATGAGTCTCCTTCATCAAAATAAATGTCCAGAGGCATGtgttttcttatatatatacatatatcataCGAGAAGTTAATGATCCAATTTATTCGCTCACCAACCTTTTTTGATACGTCTTGCCACcaattttctcttttaattacTGTTTTTGGCTGTGTCTTTGTATAGGGTAAAGAACCATTTGTGTCATATGAAGGCCTTGAGCAGTTGCACCGATTTATTTTCATCATGGCTGTGACACATGTAACATATAGCTGCTTGACAATGTTGCTTGCAATCGTAAAGGTTAGCATTTGTGGCGTACGTTTTTTGGAATTAAATAGAGTATATTTGTCCCGGGAAGCACTAGATATTTGTCTCATTCATGATCAACTGTTATTTATTGCATTCGGAGGCTGCTGGGCTGCTGAGACATGTCTGATCTTCTGACGGATTTTAATTGCTTCCAATGCCTAATACCCCTCTCCCTCTAAACCGTTGTTACTCTCTCCATTTGATATTGACTTATCGTCTATGTTGGCTGCTCTTATTGATTGTCAGATACATAGTTGGCGAAAATGGGAGGACCAAGCTCATATGGATCGCCATGATGTACTCACAGGCAAGTTGTCTAGTTTTGTTGCTGGAATATCGGTCATATTGTTGCTTTTGACAAGAATTAATAACTGTCTAATGCACATGGCATTGAGAAAACTTGAAATAAACATGAATGTGTTGTGTGGGTAAATTATACACAGAATGCAGGCTGTATGCATCACCTCTGACAATATTCTGACCAAATTGTTTTGCTAAAATCTAACACCATTTTAAGTGAACTTTGGAAGGACGTGCTGTTCACATAAAGTGCTGCCGTTTATTTATTCTCAATTTTTCAAGAAAGAGATGAAGAAGCGTGTACTCTATGCAGATTAGTTGCTGAAATAAAAGTTTGTTTGCTTCTGAGATGCGTGCAGTTAAGGTGGTCTGGGAGAGAGCTTGGGACTAGGGagaatagtgtaaaaatgcggtaatggTCGCGGTTGCGTTCGCAGTAACGGTACGGTGATGCAGTTATCGTGACGCCTAAATGTCGGTCGAAATCATAAGATGTTCCTTGATACGGCCCAAAACgtggttttttttacacctttactaTGCAAGAAATATCGGTTTGTGTTcttaaaacctttacaacgtgggatgcgaccttgtttttacactatgctaGGGAATGTGGCTACTTACGCGGATTGGATTTTCAAGATAGCTATTTTTCTGCTTTATTAGATTCTCTTGTGAACAGTTCATATAGATTTTACAAGATAAGGTCGAGGGAGTTCAAACATTTCTATGTGTTCTCACTTGTACTGGAAAGGTATATCTGTGACAAAAGCTGCAAAAGCATTATCAAGACTATCAGAAAACAAGTTTCTAGCTTTTGTTGCAAGATGCGTGTGGTTTCTCTATTTAATACTGAAaattttgtcaaaatatttgtCCTGTTCTTCCTTGAATAAGATAATTTCTGATAATTTTGACTTTCACAGTCCAAATTACTATGAAAATCCACTTTCTAATAGTCATGACATGGCTTCCAGTAATGTCTCTTTCCCATTTGTACTACTACATCATTAAAAACCAGTGAATAACATTCTAAATTTATCTTATGCCTATGCTATATATGGAATGCAATGCAATCCGTATGGTGTTGGATCCTCTTCTATGGCTGAGCTTGCTAAAGAGATGACATAACAGTCAACTTATATTTTAACAGAGATCACAAGGGAGTTGGTTATGCGAAGGCAATCAAGCTTTGCCAAATCACAGGCATCAAATTGTTTGACAAGGAGCAATTTTTGGGTTTGGCTGGTAAGCTTACAAACATCAGATTTTTTGACTACTTTGCTCGAGCAGTTTAGATTCCTATTTAAATTGTTTGCTTTATTGATGAATTACAAACATGTCAGGCTCAGTGCGCCCTGCTAATTTTTTACTTGTTTCTTATCTTGGCTCGTTTGTTCGTGTGCTTAGTGCGGCCCTAAAACTCTTTAtatatgtcaaggaaccaactcaatcaataGCTTAAGCTAATGATTGAGGCCCTAGACCAGAatgtgttatatactctaacacgcacCTCACATGATAGccttttgggctagaagtgtgaatgCAGCACAAGCCCTCCTCATACTTGGTgcgaaatattccacttgaatttaaggggtggttgagatttgaacctgTGATCTTTTGTCATGCTGACTCTGATACTATggcaaggaaccaactcaactaaaagcttaagttgatggttgaggccccagaatatgctatatactctaacaatacaTTGTCAGAATTTTCAGAActtgtttaagaaaataaatcacAATAGTCATTGCTTTTCTCTATTTAAAACATTTTCAATATGCCTGAGTTCAATACATtctttgtttattatattttgtacATTCTCAGAACTTGTTTAAGCTTATCTGAACATATAATCCATAGATTTGACTcctttttttgggttttaaagtgCACACCTTTGCTACATCTTTAAATAAACTTTCCATCTCTTTTAAAATATGTTCTTGGCATGATTTAAGATGTTAATATGTTTAGGTATGGACAATGCTTTCTCTTTTAGACATACTTCATTACTATTGATGTTCGAaggattaaaatatttttggccATTGTATTCTTCTGATATTATTTTTAGATGGAAGTGAAATTTTGTTGTTGTACCCTTTCTATTAGACCATCATAGAGAAGGTTTAGTTAATAGCTTGGACTGTCagttttattaatattggtTGTTATGTCAATCTGAACCGGATTTTGTAAATTGTATTCCAGACGTGTTTCTTCAGGCAGTTTGGACATTCAGTGGTTCGTGCTGATTATCTTACACTTCGTAAGGGCTTTATCATGGTACTTGAATTCCTTTACTAAAAACTCGGTAATTTTACTGTTATTTGACCCACTGGACATGGTACTAACATTATATATTCACAGAGAATATATAAGTAGGAAAATGGGTGTTTGAGGCGATGTAAAATCATTTTCAGTTGACCTTTATTTGATGTCTCCATCTCTGAGCTAACCAACCTAGTTTTTACCTTTTGTCTGAAGGACTGACATATCAACCCAAAAGCTGATGCACCAAGTACACTATCTAGGATGAGTACATACATGATATTTGTAATGTggtgaaaaaataaatacaacatCTTAACTTCGTACACTTATCCTTTTTGAGAATTGACAAGAAAACTTCACCCTATATCTAGTCTACTTAGATATAATTGTATTTGACTTTAGCTATCTTTTAGAAGTTTTGCATGCACTTGCTTATAGATGTATATTTCAGTGTTTAAATGAAAGCTTACAGTTAGTGAAATATATCCTTTTTATGTTTAAGCATCTCAGATAGTGCCTTTTTTTCTAACCTGGTTAAGGAGTGTTCTTGCAGTTGATCAACATTTTATATTGATCTCTCGTATTTAATAACTAATCCCCATGTGCCTGAGTGCCTCTCCTTGAAGACCACTACACGAATTGGGATTTTATGTAAAAGGCcaatattattgtgtttctaAAAATTTCGGAGAACTTCAGCAAAATAGTTTTCTGCTTTTTCCAGAATGATAGTTAAGTTTTACAGAACTGTTAACTCAATTACTTTTGTTATGCTTGACAGAATCATAATCTTACCAGGAGATATGATTTTCATAGCTATATGGTACGATCTATGGAAGAAGAGTTTCAAAGAATTGTTGGCGTGAGGTAAGCTAGAGGACTGAGGTTGAACAACTTTCATTCAGTTCAACATGCATATTTGTTTTGTTCTTTGGATTTGCATATTGTATTGATTTGTTTTCATTTCACCTTAAGAAAATCTATCAGATATTTGACTCTTTGACATGACAATTGGCGAGTGACACTTTGACACTATATAATCAGCCATTTTGAGAACTTTGCACAAAATGTCAAGCTGGACATGCGTTGAATTTTGGAGTATTTGTgaaaaactccaagaaaattaAGTCATAAATAGACTAGAAGTAAGATAGAAAAGGTACCTACTCATTGCCGTTTAAGCACTGAGTTGTTGGCAAGTTAATGCAAGAACTGTCATTTTTTAATAGAAGTACCAATGAGTTGACGGTACCAAGGTTGGCAAGTTGTCGGCTATTCTTTGTAATGTTTCATAATGAGCCAGAGGTACCGACGAGTCAATAAGATGACTGATGGGTCACCGTTAACCAGAACAAGGAGTGGTTGGCCATTCTAGAAGATGTGGTGTAATCAACAATTGGGCTTTGACGACTTTTCGGTTTGCATTGCCCTGCATCTCTTCTCTTCGTGCAATTCTTTCCTTATTTCAGATGCTCTCATTTGAGCTATGAGTGAGAATGAAATGATACTTGATTATATCCATTCAAACTCTTATCAAATtctgaaaatcagaaaaaaaaaaaaaaaaaactctcaaaacaattagaattatttagaGAATCTTGTGAAATCTTAGAATACATTGTCTGAACCTCTTTTTCATTTCTTGAACGCaacttttaataatttacaAAGTGCTAAGTAGTTAGTGATTACTTTGTATCTCTGAGCGTAGTTCAGGTCTTCTGACCCAAGCACTTTGGGGGTATTCACACTAAATGATTGCGTTTTGTGCCGTGGGCTTGTATGTAGTTTCTGTGGACAGTGGACATTTTGTCCACAAATTTCTTCTCGGCCACAAATTTCTTCTCGGTATTCATAGTTCGTCGAAGAAAGTACAAGGTTGTGGTTCAAGTTATGGATCAAGCATTAAAGTTTGTGATTAAATAGTTTGAGATAGTCCATGTTGAAGTCTTCATTATTGTTTTCTGGTGGTGCTTGTGTAGCATCAATATCACAATTATTTTGCAATACATCTTACATGTACTCTAGTCTAATACTACCCGAGTCAGAATATAGCGGGTTAGTCATATTGCTGACTGATATAGAGAGAATGTGTCACCAGTTCAACTTCTACATCAATGCCCCCTTTCCATTGCATTCATTTTATACCATGCTGTAAACCCATAACATACCCATATTCTAAAATTACTGTTTAATCTTTTGCAGCGGTCCACTCTGGGGATTTGTGGTAGCATTCATGCTGTTTAACATCAAAGGTGAAGACTTTTGAGTCCTTGAAAGTGAATGCTCTTTATTGTGATGATTCGTGAATGTTTGTCTCCgaatacaaaaacaaaattctggGCATGATTTGTTCCTCTTTTGGTATTGATTAAAATTCTTCATAAGCAAAATACACCTAGGGGCAATCTGATATTATCAGTATTTGACTTTTTAGACCTCTTGACTTAAATGAATTCATTTGCCATCACTTTGATGCGACAAAGCCTTTCAAtgtcttggttttaattttggGAAATTTTATGTGCTAACCTTGAACTTTCGGCTCttccacgtggtagacaaacGTTTTTTTTAATCCACATGGTGACCTTGACCTTCTAACATTTCCACGTGTTAGACAAAAGAGAAGTTAATTTTGTTTACTCTACGCTATTTTTATCCAACGTAATGacacttttttcaaaaaaataaacgtcATGATCACTCTAATTGACCACATATTTCGAAATCCAGTCGGaataaatacttattttaaccaaaaacttTACATTATGTCTACCACATGGACAACTTAGAAGCTCCAAGTTACCACgcagatttaaaaaaaattgtggaAAAGCCAAAAACTGAGGCTCACCACATGGAATTTCCCTTTAATTTTTCTTGCATTTTTGATAGACTGTGTTgctattcttttttatttacagGATCAAATCTATACTTCTGGATAGCTATCTTACCAATAGCAGTGAGTTTAATTTCATCCACGCACTTAAGGTTTTCTATTTGATATTTCTATGTCCGGTGAAGAGTTATAAATGTGAATATGTGATGGACAAAGTCTGCGTCACAGTTGACATGGCTTGAATCCAGATTTATTACGTGCTGCCAGTAATACGATCCTTGATGAGTTGATGTTCTTTTTCCATGAAGAACATATGCAACCCTTGTTTACTTTAACATCTTTTAGCATGGAAAAATGATCTTTTATTGCTTTGTAACAACTAGATGTGTACAATGGGCCGGATAAGGGTCGGGTCGGGCTTAAGTAAATATGGTTCGAGTTGGATAAGGGCCCATGGTAACAATGAGCGGGCCAAAAAGTTTAATTTTCTTTGTGATTTTAATCAAACCATTTCTTCAAGAGAGAAATAACTTAACCTTCTTAATGCATAGTTTTTATTTGCTTCCTTGGCTTATTTTCGTGTATATCTAATATTTGTGTTGGTAGTGCAGCTTGTACTTTTGGTGGGTGCTAAACTACAACATGTTATTGCAACCTTGACGCTAGAGAGTGCTGGACTATCTGGATTCTTTACAGGAACAAAATTAAAGCCTCGTGATGATCTCTTCTGGTTTAAAAAGCCAGAACTGTTGCTATCGTTAATTCATTTCATCCTTTTCCAGGTAGCAAGTTTTATACGACTACAATTTACCTTGTATGAGGCAGTTTTACGCTTTGCTGCAGACCATCTTATATTATTCTGCCTTGCTAATTGCAGAATTCCTTTGAGCTTGCTTCGTTTTTCTGGTTCTGGGTACTTCCTTTCTCTATCTATTACTTATTTGGAGTGAACGACTATGGCTTTTTCAACAATGATATTGAACTTCTGGTAATAGCTGTTTGTGGTATCGTGTAAAAACAAGGCGACATCGTATCGTTTcggccgcgttgtaaaggttttcaaaaccaacgaaccgatatttcccgcattgtaaaggtgttaaaaaaaagtcttttgGGCCGTATCAAGGAATATCTTAAGGTttcgaccgatatttaggcgttacgatAACCACATCACTCCTTTTACCGCATCACCGTCCGTTACTGCATTTTTACTCTATGGTCACTTTGTGGTCAGTTCTATTTAAGCATGCCTTTTCACATTGTGTCTTAATGTAGAATACGTGTTGTAGCCatggaaggaaaaagaggtcGTTCTGTTACATAATGACCGCTTCATAACGGATTTTGAGCTTACCGTTCCGCAAAACATCGTTACGCAACATGTGATATAAAATTATGGAGTAACAATCGTTAAGTCgttgttttaacatttttgcTATTCTAATCTTTTCAAATACGTATTAGGTTCGAAAAGGTCTATCATAAGCTTATTTTAATATATGTTGTAAACGAACTTGAATGAAAATTGATGTTTTTCGAGTTAACAATTCACATTGCAATATCTGCAAAAACGAGTCGTGATATTGGGAGGTGCCGCAATCCCGACGACATCTCCAAATTTTTATCTTGGGTATAGTTGACAAAATGAAGAGGAAG from Amaranthus tricolor cultivar Red isolate AtriRed21 chromosome 3, ASM2621246v1, whole genome shotgun sequence includes:
- the LOC130807335 gene encoding MLO-like protein 14, with translation MAEKTEEMRSLALTPTWSVASVLTFFVAVSLLVERSIHWLSNWLDKTRRKPLLQTVEKMKEELMLLGFISLLLTATSSTISNICIPSKFFGGVFSPCSESEVHEATEENTSKERKLFSSTPRTFRRLMSLLHQNKCPEGKEPFVSYEGLEQLHRFIFIMAVTHVTYSCLTMLLAIVKIHSWRKWEDQAHMDRHDVLTEITRELVMRRQSSFAKSQASNCLTRSNFWVWLTCFFRQFGHSVVRADYLTLRKGFIMNHNLTRRYDFHSYMVRSMEEEFQRIVGVSGPLWGFVVAFMLFNIKGSNLYFWIAILPIALVLLVGAKLQHVIATLTLESAGLSGFFTGTKLKPRDDLFWFKKPELLLSLIHFILFQNSFELASFFWFWWQFGYDSCFIKNHLLVYLRLILGFAGQFLCSYSTLPLYALVTQMGTNYKAALIPQRIRETIHGWKKSAAKRKKRLGIFGDDSTIHTDTSTIASLDDDDDNQLVNIPEAGDATHCEIELQSPFTVVASPPVANENSSRVATPLLQPAASRSLRLQTEPLTDELKRCFSMPTRKD
- the LOC130808297 gene encoding uncharacterized protein LOC130808297 is translated as MEEVKEYGEVVNLNELNKWVVNGNYSVRCAYIDRFSNRPKPSWRALNKASPRSVICLWQILQNRLPTKDRLIKWGINCDASCVLFLQDVEVRNYLFHGCSFILSFKRCTMELMSKLCKRKYSRACVIVMVWTKLLYQIWFQRNVKIFGRKDLLPCQVANNVFFLLLLDLGMIGKLALLYSVAR